In Antechinus flavipes isolate AdamAnt ecotype Samford, QLD, Australia chromosome 3, AdamAnt_v2, whole genome shotgun sequence, a genomic segment contains:
- the FOXA3 gene encoding hepatocyte nuclear factor 3-gamma isoform X2: MSTMTPLNSYMTLSPLSPPYPPPGLPASPLPAGPLAPAAPPAPLGPPFPGLGPSGGSGGAPGYAGPGPVLGRPKEAPKGSYRRPLAHAKPPYSYISLITMAIQQAPGKMLTLNEIYQWIMDLFPYYRENQQRWQNSIRHSLSFNDCFVKVARSPDKPGKGSYWALHPGSGNMFENGCYLRRQKRFKLEEKVKKADGGAGGAGGRGAAPAGAAPAALSSSPPPPAGPPPLEAEAPGGGEGAAGTLNCSSPPPSGGPYFPGLELPGELKLDVPYNFNHPFSISNLMSEQAAPTPLPQAAPKLDVGFPGYGAESGGGLGEAGVYYQGLYTRSLLNAS, encoded by the coding sequence ATGAGCACGATGACCCCACTCAACTCCTACATGACCCTGAGCCCCCTGAGCCCCCCCTACCCCCCTCCCGGCCTCCCCGCCTCTCCCCTCCCCGCCGGCCCCCTGGCCCCCGCAGCCCCCCCGGCGCCTCTGGGACCTCCGTTCCCGGGTCTGGGACCCAGCGGGGGCAGCGGGGGGGCCCCGGGGTACGCCGGCCCGGGACCCGTGTTGGGTCGGCCGAAGGAGGCCCCGAAGGGCAGCTACCGCCGTCCTCTGGCCCACGCCAAGCCCCCCTACTCCTACATCTCCCTCATCACCATGGCCATCCAGCAGGCCCCCGGCAAGATGCTGACCCTGAATGAGATTTACCAGTGGATCATGGACTTGTTCCCGTACTACCGCGAGAACCAGCAGCGATGGCAGAACTCCATCCGCCACTCGCTCTCCTTCAACGATTGCTTCGTCAAGGTGGCCCGGTCCCCGGACAAGCCGGGCAAAGGCTCCTACTGGGCCCTGCACCCGGGCTCCGGCAACATGTTCGAGAACGGCTGCTACCTCCGGCGGCAGAAACGCTTCAAGCTGGAGGAGAAGGTCAAGAAAGCGGACGGCGGGGCCGGGGGGGCCGGGGGCCGGGGAGCCGCCCCCGCCGGGGCCGCCCCGGCCGCCTTGTCCTCCTCCCCGCCGCCCCCCGCCGGGCCCCCTCCTCTGGAGGCAGAGGCTccgggcgggggggagggggcggcagGGACCCTGAACTGCAGCTCGCCCCCGCCCTCCGGGGGGCCCTACTTCCCCGGCCTGGAGCTCCCCGGGGAGCTGAAGCTGGACGTCCCCTATAACTTCAACCACCCCTTCTCTATCAGCAACCTGATGTCGGAGCAGGCGGCGCCGACCCCACTGCCACAGGCGGCTCCCAAGCTGGACGTGGGCTTCCCCGGCTACGGGGCCGAGAGTGGGGGGGGGCTGGGGGAGGCCGGGGTCTACTACCAGGGCCTGTACACCCGCTCTCTGCTCAACGCGTCCTAG
- the FOXA3 gene encoding hepatocyte nuclear factor 3-gamma isoform X1 encodes MLGAAPSVKMEAHELSEWSYFPEASEVYPPVTPMSTMTPLNSYMTLSPLSPPYPPPGLPASPLPAGPLAPAAPPAPLGPPFPGLGPSGGSGGAPGYAGPGPVLGRPKEAPKGSYRRPLAHAKPPYSYISLITMAIQQAPGKMLTLNEIYQWIMDLFPYYRENQQRWQNSIRHSLSFNDCFVKVARSPDKPGKGSYWALHPGSGNMFENGCYLRRQKRFKLEEKVKKADGGAGGAGGRGAAPAGAAPAALSSSPPPPAGPPPLEAEAPGGGEGAAGTLNCSSPPPSGGPYFPGLELPGELKLDVPYNFNHPFSISNLMSEQAAPTPLPQAAPKLDVGFPGYGAESGGGLGEAGVYYQGLYTRSLLNAS; translated from the exons ATGCTGGGCGCCGCCCCCTCCGTGAAGATGGAAGCGCACGAACTGAGCGAGTGGAGCTATTTTCCAGAGGCTTCAGAG GTCTACCCACCGGTGACCCCGATGAGCACGATGACCCCACTCAACTCCTACATGACCCTGAGCCCCCTGAGCCCCCCCTACCCCCCTCCCGGCCTCCCCGCCTCTCCCCTCCCCGCCGGCCCCCTGGCCCCCGCAGCCCCCCCGGCGCCTCTGGGACCTCCGTTCCCGGGTCTGGGACCCAGCGGGGGCAGCGGGGGGGCCCCGGGGTACGCCGGCCCGGGACCCGTGTTGGGTCGGCCGAAGGAGGCCCCGAAGGGCAGCTACCGCCGTCCTCTGGCCCACGCCAAGCCCCCCTACTCCTACATCTCCCTCATCACCATGGCCATCCAGCAGGCCCCCGGCAAGATGCTGACCCTGAATGAGATTTACCAGTGGATCATGGACTTGTTCCCGTACTACCGCGAGAACCAGCAGCGATGGCAGAACTCCATCCGCCACTCGCTCTCCTTCAACGATTGCTTCGTCAAGGTGGCCCGGTCCCCGGACAAGCCGGGCAAAGGCTCCTACTGGGCCCTGCACCCGGGCTCCGGCAACATGTTCGAGAACGGCTGCTACCTCCGGCGGCAGAAACGCTTCAAGCTGGAGGAGAAGGTCAAGAAAGCGGACGGCGGGGCCGGGGGGGCCGGGGGCCGGGGAGCCGCCCCCGCCGGGGCCGCCCCGGCCGCCTTGTCCTCCTCCCCGCCGCCCCCCGCCGGGCCCCCTCCTCTGGAGGCAGAGGCTccgggcgggggggagggggcggcagGGACCCTGAACTGCAGCTCGCCCCCGCCCTCCGGGGGGCCCTACTTCCCCGGCCTGGAGCTCCCCGGGGAGCTGAAGCTGGACGTCCCCTATAACTTCAACCACCCCTTCTCTATCAGCAACCTGATGTCGGAGCAGGCGGCGCCGACCCCACTGCCACAGGCGGCTCCCAAGCTGGACGTGGGCTTCCCCGGCTACGGGGCCGAGAGTGGGGGGGGGCTGGGGGAGGCCGGGGTCTACTACCAGGGCCTGTACACCCGCTCTCTGCTCAACGCGTCCTAG